Proteins from a single region of Eremothecium gossypii ATCC 10895 chromosome VI, complete sequence:
- the UFD1 gene encoding polyubiquitin-binding protein UFD1 (Syntenic homolog of Saccharomyces cerevisiae YGR048W (UFD1)) has translation MFSGFGSFGGGFVPMPQKFEDFFRCYPIEMMNDRIRKEDANYGGKIFLPPSALNKLSMLNIRYPMLFKLSSQETGKVTHGGVLEFVAEEGRAYLPGWMMATLGVNPGSLLRISSTDVPQGQFVKIEPQSVDFLDISDPKAVLENVLRKFSTLTVDDIIEISYNKRIYRIRVLEVKPESECKSICVIETDLVTDFAPPVGYVEPDYQAANNNTQRKKKNTVDPASVSNGTMSRRIKYADIVKEAEQSATSFAGEGHKLSGKVVSAKDDIREIKISLDGKPAPLNLPEGQLFFGFPMVLPKEESEDQEGSQPNPHFKTQGQSLRQSNKRKGKKDHDAQRSKAPKSPEIIHID, from the coding sequence ATGTTTAGTGGATTTGGATCATTTGGCGGCGGATTCGTTCCTATGCCGCAGAAGTTTGAAGACTTCTTTAGATGCTATCCAATTGAAATGATGAATGATAGGATCAGAAAGGAAGATGCTAATTATGGTGGCAAGATCTTCCTCCCTCCGAGTGCGCTCAACAAGTTGTCAATGTTGAATATCAGGTACCCGATGCTCTTCAAATTGAGTAGCCAAGAGACTGGAAAGGTGACACATGGTGGGgttttggagtttgtcgcAGAAGAGGGTAGGGCGTACCTTCCGGGATGGATGATGGCCACGTTGGGGGTGAACCCCGGCTCTTTATTGCGTATTTCGTCCACGGACGTGCCGCAGGGACAGTTTGTCAAGATAGAGCCACAGTCAGTTGATTTTCTAGATATATCTGACCCGAAAGCAGTGCTCGAGAACGTGTTGCGGAAGTTTAGTACCCTTACTGTGGACGACATAATAGAGATCAGCTACAACAAGCGCATTTACCGTATTCGAGTGCTAGAGGTCAAACCAGAATCTGAATGCAAATCCATCTGCGTGATAGAGACGGACTTGGTCACAGACTTTGCACCGCCCGTTGGTTACGTGGAGCCAGACTACCAGGCGGCCAACAATAACACACAACGCAAGAAAAAGAACACAGTTGATCCAGCATCAGTGAGCAATGGAACTATGTCTCGACGTATAAAATATGCTGATATCGTTAAGGAGGCTGAGCAGAGCGCTACTAGCTTTGCTGGGGAGGGACACAAGCTATCTGGGAAGGTAGTTTCCGCCAAGGACGATATAAGGGAAATAAAGATTTCGCTAGACGGAAAGCCAGCCCCACTCAATCTACCAGAGGGGCAGTTGTTTTTTGGTTTTCCAATGGTGTTACCAAAGGAAGAGTCGGAGGACCAGGAAGGTTCACAGCCAAACCCGCATTTCAAGACGCAGGGGCAGAGTCTACGTCAGAGCAATAAACGCAAGGGTAAAAAGGACCACGATGCCCAGAGATCAAAGGCCCCAAAAAGTCCTGAAATTATCCATATTGATTAA